A stretch of the Rhinoderma darwinii isolate aRhiDar2 chromosome 3, aRhiDar2.hap1, whole genome shotgun sequence genome encodes the following:
- the LOC142750677 gene encoding olfactory receptor 6P1-like produces MQENNVTDVVEFVLLGFQGDPQLRISLFCLLFVLFCLTICGNLLIITLVSTSKNLHTPMYFFISQLSINDILLSAVIVPNMLHILLNNGGTITYIGCLTQFLFFASFEMFECLLLTVMSYDRYVAICNPLGYTSIMTSEYCVRLVAISWLVGFSCAFSDTQTISRLKFCGHNIIDHLFCDFLPLREISCSDTFPLKLQAYLLSIPLVIIPSSIIVICYVNIVHAILRIPSNISRQKAFSTCSSHLTVVFIYFLTLFSVYVLPTRGQTTNMNKITSLLYTVFTPLFNPIIYCLRNKVIKKAIQQNIQKYV; encoded by the coding sequence atgcaggAGAACAATGTGACTGATGTTGTAGAATTTGTCCTCTTGGGTTTTCAGGGTGACCCACAGCTAAGAATATCCCTCTTCTGTCTGCTATTTGTGTTATTTTGCCTCACAATATGTGGGAATCTTCTGATCATCACCCTAGTGTCCACCAGCAAGAACCTCCACACTCCAATGTACTTCTTCATCTCACAACTGTCCATCAATGATATTTTACTGTCAGCTGTTATTGTCCCTAATATGCTGCACATTCTCCTGAATAATGGGGGGACCATCACTTATATTGGCTGCTTgactcagtttttattttttgcctccTTTGAAATGTTTGAatgtcttctcctcacagtgatgtcctatgacagatatgtggccatctgTAACCCCCTCGGGTACACCTCTATCATGACAAGCGAGTATTGTGTGAGATTGGTCGCTATCTCCTGGTTAGTCGGTTTTTCCTGTGCATTCAGTGACACCCAAACAATATCAAGGCTAAAGTTCTGTGGACATAATATCATCGACCATTTGTTCTGTGATTTTCTTCCCTTACGGGAAATTTCCTGTTCtgatacatttcctttaaaaCTGCAAGCGTATCTTCTAAGTATTCCATTAGTGATTATTCCCAGCAGTATAATTGTTATCTGTTATGTTAACATTGTCCATGCTATCTTACGGATCCCATCTAATATCAGTAGacagaaagccttctccacctgtagctcccacctcactGTGGTCTTTATCTATTTCTTGACTCTCTTCAGTGTTTATGTTCTTCCAACAAGAGGACAAACAACGAACATGAATAAAATCACATCCCTGCTGTACACTGTATTTACTCCTCTGTTCAATCCCATTATTTACTGTCTGAGAAATAAAGTTATTAAGAAAGCCATACAACAAAATATTCAGAAATATGTGTAA